A region from the Phycisphaeraceae bacterium genome encodes:
- a CDS encoding PEP-CTERM sorting domain-containing protein: MMQMTSPGVVLPALALGLLLPFTTPLAHADTIYNITPSDDNVMVASQAPPSHWADRNWGAGPTVQAGYFNTAGVIGPVRSLLRFDVSGVSLPVGSQVTSIKLTFDVLTTSATNVNHTLSLYQIDSNNAAWVEGSKQPAAAATTGESTWNRLAAPSTSWNGGGGLGDVSNDAGNGFDSTALATLSGVNKNSGTITFTFAGTPASLTSLIQNWQANSGSDNAGILLVSDQESVTNQGNQRLSLYSKEGAAAENDMSLAPTLTITVPEPASLALLGIGGLLTLLRRKRE; this comes from the coding sequence TATTGCTGCCGTTTACAACTCCTTTGGCTCACGCCGACACGATCTACAACATCACGCCCAGCGATGACAATGTCATGGTGGCTTCTCAGGCACCACCTTCGCACTGGGCCGATCGCAACTGGGGGGCTGGTCCTACAGTTCAAGCTGGTTATTTTAATACCGCTGGCGTAATAGGTCCTGTACGCTCCCTCTTGCGCTTTGATGTCAGCGGCGTCAGCCTGCCGGTTGGCTCGCAGGTCACCAGCATTAAGCTCACCTTTGACGTCTTGACAACCAGTGCAACAAACGTCAATCACACGCTTTCTCTCTACCAGATCGACAGTAACAATGCTGCCTGGGTGGAAGGTAGCAAACAACCTGCCGCAGCAGCCACCACGGGCGAATCGACATGGAACCGTCTGGCGGCACCATCGACTTCGTGGAACGGCGGCGGCGGCTTGGGGGATGTCAGTAACGATGCGGGTAACGGTTTTGATTCCACCGCGTTGGCTACCCTCTCGGGTGTCAATAAAAACAGCGGGACGATCACGTTTACCTTTGCCGGAACCCCAGCTAGCCTTACGAGTCTGATCCAGAATTGGCAGGCCAACAGCGGCAGCGATAATGCCGGCATCCTGCTGGTGAGCGATCAAGAGAGCGTGACCAATCAGGGTAACCAGCGCTTGTCCCTCTATAGCAAGGAAGGTGCAGCAGCCGAGAATGATATGTCTTTGGCACCCACGCTCACCATCACAGTACCGGAGCCTGCGAGCCTGGCGCTGCTGGGCATCGGGGGCTTGTTGACGCTGCTCCGTCGCAAACGGGAATAA
- a CDS encoding type II secretion system protein — protein sequence MEATHRLTRLHDERTKARAFTLVELLVVISIIALLIAMLLPAIAAARDVARVVVCKSNLRQKYIAISAYNNDGKRLDLVTVMSNEFSADWMQRISTYLGAVSTTSWVWPNFQTTVAASGTVGWRQMKIFRCPSTDGVRPYGDWWASGTLGNYYWPSYTAVSLGNWSDFSTVWKVRNATAWKAHEFGMTREPIIAEGRSSGSNLAQFPWYGGRGSFFGNIHSFVNNALLNDGTVVGRELPPCSRITGYWATFYWGPQKTSYPAATWTY from the coding sequence ATGGAAGCCACTCATCGGTTGACAAGACTGCATGACGAGCGGACGAAGGCACGCGCATTTACGCTGGTGGAATTGCTCGTGGTGATCTCGATCATCGCGTTGCTGATCGCGATGTTGCTCCCCGCCATTGCGGCCGCCAGAGACGTCGCGCGTGTGGTCGTTTGTAAATCCAACCTGCGTCAAAAATATATTGCGATCAGCGCGTACAACAACGACGGGAAGCGGCTCGATCTGGTGACCGTCATGAGCAACGAATTCAGCGCTGACTGGATGCAGCGGATTTCCACCTATCTGGGGGCCGTCAGTACGACCAGCTGGGTCTGGCCCAACTTTCAGACTACGGTGGCGGCGTCAGGCACGGTCGGGTGGCGTCAGATGAAGATCTTTCGGTGCCCCTCCACTGACGGTGTGCGCCCGTACGGGGACTGGTGGGCGTCGGGCACACTCGGCAATTACTATTGGCCGAGCTACACCGCCGTCAGCTTGGGTAACTGGAGCGACTTCAGCACCGTCTGGAAGGTGAGAAACGCCACCGCTTGGAAGGCACACGAGTTCGGCATGACGCGCGAGCCTATCATCGCCGAGGGGCGCTCGTCAGGCTCGAACCTGGCGCAATTCCCGTGGTACGGCGGGCGGGGCAGTTTTTTTGGAAACATCCACTCGTTTGTGAATAACGCACTACTCAACGACGGCACGGTGGTCGGGCGCGAGCTGCCACCGTGCTCGCGCATTACGGGATACTGGGCGACGTTTTACTGGGGCCCGCAAAAGACGTCGTACCCCGCGGCAACGTGGACGTATTGA
- a CDS encoding PEP-CTERM sorting domain-containing protein: MELTDVGISIDDEKQRRRVCKSDTTKQFLWGETEMSLPFTNRVVPKSITFAIVGAALSVASSAQATMFNIYVSDYNTGQVFQVPDDFGGGTVGAGQLFASGFTNPYGIATKAGDVYMSSIGDTNVYRKASNAGGAGQGTLFATSTVTTIYAMTFADSGNLQVSGPSTNVEAFNPSGTSLGSYTITNQSAGITYVPGDGVYLSELTFFQRMTGSGNSYADATAPALAGVSLGGVLEQLVMGPDGNLYVASYSTDKTVWRVNPTTGATTDLFPTSQITTDITRDINPVGVMVGPDGKLYFSDFESSLLYRTDLDGSNPVIVAKGFFAPAYLAFVEVPEPGAMGVLGLGAFALLVKRRRA, from the coding sequence GTGGAACTCACCGACGTGGGGATTTCAATCGACGACGAAAAACAGCGCCGTCGCGTATGCAAGTCAGACACCACTAAGCAATTTCTTTGGGGAGAAACTGAAATGAGTTTGCCGTTCACCAACCGCGTTGTTCCGAAGTCGATCACATTTGCGATTGTCGGAGCTGCGTTGAGCGTCGCTTCGTCGGCGCAGGCGACGATGTTCAACATTTACGTCTCGGACTACAACACGGGCCAGGTGTTCCAAGTGCCTGATGACTTCGGCGGCGGGACCGTCGGCGCGGGGCAGCTGTTCGCTTCGGGCTTCACCAACCCCTACGGCATAGCGACAAAAGCCGGCGACGTTTACATGAGTTCGATCGGCGACACGAATGTTTATCGCAAGGCGTCTAACGCCGGCGGCGCCGGGCAGGGAACACTTTTCGCGACCAGCACGGTGACGACGATATACGCTATGACTTTTGCCGACTCAGGCAACCTGCAAGTCTCCGGCCCTTCCACGAACGTTGAAGCGTTCAACCCGTCAGGAACCTCGCTCGGATCGTACACGATCACGAACCAGTCGGCGGGAATCACTTATGTGCCGGGCGACGGCGTCTATCTCTCGGAGCTCACCTTCTTCCAGCGCATGACCGGCAGCGGCAATTCTTATGCCGACGCTACCGCGCCCGCTCTGGCCGGGGTGTCCCTTGGTGGCGTCCTCGAACAATTGGTAATGGGGCCAGACGGCAATCTGTATGTGGCGAGCTATTCCACGGACAAAACCGTATGGCGCGTGAACCCGACGACCGGCGCGACGACGGACCTGTTTCCGACGAGTCAAATCACGACTGACATCACGCGCGACATCAACCCCGTCGGCGTGATGGTCGGGCCAGACGGCAAACTGTACTTCTCCGACTTCGAATCGAGCCTGCTCTATCGCACGGATCTCGACGGCTCGAATCCTGTGATCGTGGCGAAGGGCTTTTTCGCGCCTGCGTACCTTGCGTTTGTGGAAGTGCCGGAGCCGGGGGCGATGGGGGTTCTGGGTTTGGGAGCGTTCGCACTACTCGTCAAACGACGCCGGGCCTGA
- a CDS encoding phytanoyl-CoA dioxygenase family protein, whose product MPKLSPYELEHFHREGYLVGKNIIPPSYIYELQAELTQLIDATARKLHRYGYITDLCEDLDFLHRLTELHKQANAIVSPILNHGSFAGPAMFRLLTCPELLDVVEQLVGPEIEASSVYRIRPKLPFRPEGVVPWHQDQGYFHSIADDKLVVTCWLPLMNATVETGCMEVIPRSHRQGVVRHYWANNPAPPLTIHPDHLPWTTPVPVPADIGDVVLMTNLTMHRSTENTSGLIRWATDLRYESTDVGDFYPYEAAFIARSRKHPEQVLTDPFKFNELRTKHVPKGTVDRTWLYEDNETFINPPKK is encoded by the coding sequence ATGCCCAAACTCAGCCCCTACGAATTGGAACACTTTCACCGCGAGGGATACCTCGTCGGGAAAAATATCATTCCCCCCAGCTACATCTACGAGTTGCAGGCTGAACTGACGCAGCTCATCGACGCCACCGCACGGAAACTCCATCGCTACGGCTATATCACGGACCTGTGCGAAGACCTCGACTTCCTGCATCGCCTCACCGAACTGCACAAGCAGGCGAACGCCATCGTCAGCCCGATCCTCAACCACGGCTCGTTTGCCGGGCCGGCGATGTTTCGTCTGCTGACTTGTCCAGAGCTGCTTGATGTGGTCGAGCAACTCGTCGGCCCCGAAATCGAGGCGTCGAGCGTGTACCGTATCCGTCCCAAGCTGCCTTTCCGACCGGAAGGCGTTGTGCCCTGGCATCAGGATCAGGGTTACTTTCACTCGATCGCTGACGACAAGCTTGTGGTCACCTGCTGGCTGCCGCTGATGAATGCGACGGTGGAGACCGGCTGCATGGAGGTTATACCGCGCAGCCACCGACAGGGCGTTGTGCGTCATTACTGGGCGAATAACCCCGCCCCGCCGCTGACGATTCATCCCGATCACCTGCCGTGGACGACGCCCGTCCCCGTGCCAGCGGACATCGGCGATGTCGTGCTGATGACCAACCTCACGATGCACCGCTCTACCGAAAACACATCCGGCCTGATCCGCTGGGCGACTGACCTGCGCTACGAATCGACTGATGTCGGCGACTTCTATCCTTACGAAGCTGCCTTCATCGCCCGCAGCAGGAAACACCCCGAACAAGTTCTGACCGATCCTTTCAAGTTCAATGAGCTGCGCACCAAACACGTCCCCAAAGGTACAGTCGATCGAACCTGGCTCTACGAGGACAACGAGACGTTCATCAACCCGCCGAAGAAGTAG
- a CDS encoding transketolase, protein MSFDSTINAKAVDLTKLNYEMTAAAGSGHPTTGASLAHLVTVLMYSHMRWEPNNPAHPSSDRLVLSEGHAVPIVYAACADLGVAIGKDKASWRPMTRQDAMTLRAIDSVVDGHPNPAEGFPFFDAATGSLGQGLSVAAGLAAAARIDNLDKRIFCIIGDGEAREGNIWEAVDFIKDHNLKAVCAIFNSNQYAQSDAVSPQQNTATLAKKLEAYGFQALVIDGHSPSAIQDALSQHAQSQFDPQSAPVAIVAKTVKGWGSPSQQGQGHHGKPAEGDDLPKAIQELEQTSRQIGAAADQALKPGLMSPGKPDAPKVNPVMSFPDAMKKFGQEKALAKGEYATRRAYGIALRALGHARNDVTALDADVKNSTFAEMFYKDDALKSRFFECRIAEQNMISVAAGLSAGGKIPFASTFAKFVARGLDQIEMAINSGANFKVVGSHAGISLAADGPSQMSLPDVAWFRSFTTVTNQRGKPACYVLQPSDAYQAYALTIAAAEHDGPVYMRTLRPETEFLYNENDKFHLGGHEVLNEGRDLLIVASGYMVHEANKALELLDKHGVDATLVDLYSLPFDEEALLDLANQNNGMVLTLEDNYGGGIGGAVADAVSADGGGFNVRQMFVRNIPKSGRTPDDVLAYCGIGAEQIVAQALSLLELSSAT, encoded by the coding sequence ATGTCATTTGATTCCACCATCAACGCCAAGGCCGTCGATCTGACCAAGCTCAATTACGAGATGACTGCCGCCGCCGGCTCTGGTCACCCGACCACGGGCGCAAGTCTGGCCCACCTCGTCACAGTGCTCATGTACAGCCACATGCGATGGGAGCCGAATAATCCCGCTCATCCGTCGAGCGACCGACTCGTGCTCAGCGAAGGTCATGCGGTGCCGATCGTTTATGCCGCGTGCGCTGATCTGGGTGTGGCGATCGGCAAGGACAAGGCAAGCTGGCGGCCGATGACGCGACAGGATGCGATGACGCTCCGCGCGATCGACTCGGTGGTGGACGGCCACCCGAACCCCGCGGAGGGCTTCCCGTTTTTCGATGCGGCTACCGGATCGCTGGGGCAGGGATTGAGTGTGGCAGCAGGTCTGGCTGCAGCCGCGAGAATCGACAACCTCGACAAGCGGATTTTCTGCATCATCGGTGACGGCGAAGCACGCGAGGGCAACATCTGGGAAGCAGTGGACTTCATCAAGGATCACAACCTCAAAGCGGTCTGCGCCATTTTCAACTCCAATCAATACGCCCAGTCCGACGCGGTAAGCCCGCAGCAGAACACTGCGACGCTGGCAAAGAAACTCGAAGCCTACGGCTTCCAGGCGCTGGTGATCGACGGCCACAGCCCGTCGGCGATTCAGGATGCGCTGAGCCAGCACGCGCAGTCGCAGTTCGATCCTCAGTCGGCGCCGGTGGCAATCGTCGCCAAGACCGTCAAAGGCTGGGGCAGTCCGAGCCAGCAGGGGCAGGGGCATCACGGCAAACCAGCCGAGGGTGACGACCTGCCCAAGGCGATTCAGGAACTCGAACAGACTTCGCGGCAGATCGGCGCAGCCGCGGATCAGGCCCTCAAGCCCGGCCTGATGTCACCCGGCAAACCCGACGCGCCGAAGGTCAACCCGGTCATGAGCTTCCCGGACGCAATGAAGAAGTTCGGTCAGGAAAAAGCTCTGGCCAAAGGCGAGTACGCGACGCGGCGTGCCTACGGCATCGCTTTGCGGGCACTCGGCCACGCGCGTAATGACGTGACGGCTCTCGATGCCGACGTGAAAAACTCCACCTTCGCTGAGATGTTTTACAAGGACGACGCACTCAAGAGTCGTTTCTTTGAGTGTCGCATCGCTGAGCAGAACATGATCAGCGTGGCGGCGGGACTTTCGGCGGGAGGCAAGATTCCGTTTGCCTCGACTTTCGCCAAGTTCGTCGCACGCGGACTCGATCAGATCGAGATGGCGATCAACAGCGGGGCGAACTTCAAAGTCGTCGGGTCACATGCCGGCATCTCGCTGGCGGCGGACGGTCCTAGCCAGATGTCGCTGCCGGATGTGGCGTGGTTCCGATCGTTCACCACGGTGACTAATCAGCGCGGCAAGCCCGCCTGCTACGTGCTCCAGCCCAGCGATGCGTATCAGGCGTATGCCCTGACGATCGCCGCCGCCGAACACGACGGCCCGGTTTACATGCGCACGCTCCGTCCGGAGACCGAGTTCCTCTACAACGAAAACGACAAGTTCCACCTCGGCGGTCACGAAGTCCTCAACGAGGGACGTGATCTGCTCATCGTCGCATCCGGCTACATGGTGCACGAAGCCAACAAGGCTCTCGAACTGCTCGACAAGCATGGCGTGGATGCGACGCTGGTCGATCTCTACTCTCTGCCCTTCGACGAGGAAGCGCTGCTCGATCTGGCTAACCAGAACAACGGCATGGTGCTCACGCTGGAAGACAACTACGGCGGCGGCATCGGCGGCGCAGTGGCGGACGCAGTCTCGGCGGATGGCGGCGGGTTCAACGTCCGACAGATGTTCGTGCGAAACATCCCCAAGAGCGGCAGGACGCCCGATGATGTGCTCGCCTACTGCGGCATCGGTGCCGAACAGATCGTCGCTCAGGCACTGAGCCTGCTGGAGCTTTCGTCGGCAACATGA
- a CDS encoding MotA/TolQ/ExbB proton channel family protein, producing the protein MFQNFIAFMNKGGPVMWLLLLMSIVTVTLIVERLWFWIRTNGSAQKQRVVRLEQLLRQGDLAGASVLVQDDHSVYGQIVRMILTEGYSDALATAAVESQRPRFERYMGVLSTMVTAGPLVGLLGSVIGLISVFLLFSKETASANPASVGEGMAEALMNTAGGLLVAVVAIFPYNAFRVQIDRTLGRMESLLAAASRGATAVTPSGAVQADSDRR; encoded by the coding sequence ATGTTCCAAAACTTCATCGCCTTTATGAACAAGGGTGGCCCCGTCATGTGGCTGCTCCTGCTCATGAGCATCGTCACCGTGACTCTCATCGTCGAGCGTTTGTGGTTTTGGATCAGGACCAACGGCTCGGCGCAAAAGCAGCGCGTCGTTCGCCTCGAACAGCTCCTGCGGCAGGGCGACCTGGCCGGCGCGAGCGTGCTCGTGCAGGATGACCACAGCGTGTACGGTCAGATCGTGCGGATGATTCTGACGGAAGGCTACAGCGACGCGCTGGCGACCGCCGCGGTGGAGTCGCAGCGGCCGCGTTTTGAGCGATACATGGGCGTGCTCTCGACCATGGTGACTGCCGGCCCGCTCGTTGGTCTGCTCGGCTCGGTCATCGGTCTCATTTCGGTGTTTCTGCTCTTTTCCAAGGAAACAGCCTCGGCGAATCCAGCGTCAGTCGGTGAAGGCATGGCTGAAGCGTTGATGAACACAGCGGGGGGGCTGCTCGTCGCCGTCGTTGCGATTTTTCCTTACAACGCCTTCCGTGTTCAGATCGACCGGACGCTGGGCCGGATGGAGTCGCTCCTCGCCGCCGCGAGCCGTGGCGCGACGGCTGTTACGCCTTCCGGGGCTGTTCAGGCCGACTCCGACCGCCGATAA
- the glgP gene encoding alpha-glucan family phosphorylase → MLSPDQARIRTFEVVPSLPEPLRPLLEIAHNLWWTWHPEAVELFTRLDRALWTATHHNPVKMLGICPQERLDAAARDEGFLTSLEHAMGNLRRHHSRTPWHTKYQSSAGQFTIAYFCAEYGLTESLQIYSGGLGCLAGDHLKSAGELGLPLVAVGLLYRNGYFQQYLNADGWQQEYYPELDLSNLPIKPVVGTDGKQIKITVQMPGRDVWVAVWKVIVGRIDLFLLDTNVQENDAIDRGITSSLYGGDMELRIKQEIVLGIGGVRALSAMGIEPDVCHMNEGHSAFLSLERIRRLIEKHNISFDEARQAAQASHIFTTHTPVPAGIDRFPPEMMIRYFRNYHPSLRLDMDGLLALGRENVFSNTDFFSMAVLAIRTADWMNGVSKLHGAVSRAMWKSIWPGVPEDEIPITHVTNGVHARSWLSGDFVGMLDRYLGSRWQNNPTDQTIWKAINDVPDEELWRVHERRRHRLIVWARSKLKTQLEARGVDPENIRQSLEALSPTALTIGFARRFATYKRGNLILRDIKRLQLILSNTKTPVQFIIAGKAHPADGGGKDLIRQIVHFARGAEGGHKIVFLENYDIHVARRLVQGCDVWLNTPRRGMEASGTSGMKAAINGVLNCSILDGWWDEAAAPEIGWSIGRGESYANLDVQDQIESQSLYELLEKQIIPLFYQRDETGVPRGWVARMKACISELAPVFNTNRMVQEYAEKFYLPALHRSRVLMADNLKKSVEMAHQKDRLRQGWSRMKVEDVQANTQQPLGVNQKLEVSVTANLDGLTPAEVKLQVYVGVVDNDGRITQGTATPLKHESDLGGGRHRYVGAVTAGTSGHYGFAVRITPAGELFDGVMEPGLMMWDRDPQPLAAHIETNKLPVAAASH, encoded by the coding sequence ATGCTCAGCCCAGATCAGGCACGTATTCGTACCTTTGAGGTTGTCCCGTCGCTGCCCGAACCGCTCCGCCCGCTGCTGGAGATCGCTCACAATCTCTGGTGGACGTGGCACCCCGAAGCGGTCGAGCTATTCACCCGCCTGGATCGTGCGTTATGGACAGCCACCCATCACAACCCGGTCAAGATGCTGGGCATCTGCCCGCAGGAACGGCTCGACGCCGCCGCCCGTGATGAAGGATTTCTGACCTCGCTCGAACACGCGATGGGAAATCTTCGTCGGCATCACAGTCGTACACCCTGGCACACCAAATATCAAAGCAGCGCTGGTCAGTTCACCATCGCGTACTTCTGCGCGGAGTACGGCCTGACCGAGTCGCTCCAGATTTACTCCGGCGGTCTGGGTTGCCTGGCGGGAGACCACCTCAAGTCCGCCGGCGAGCTGGGCCTGCCGCTGGTGGCCGTCGGTCTGCTTTATCGCAACGGTTATTTCCAGCAGTACCTCAATGCCGACGGATGGCAGCAGGAGTATTACCCGGAGCTGGACCTGTCGAATCTGCCGATCAAGCCCGTTGTCGGGACCGACGGCAAACAGATCAAAATCACCGTGCAGATGCCCGGCCGTGATGTTTGGGTCGCTGTCTGGAAAGTGATCGTCGGCCGCATCGACCTGTTTCTCCTCGACACCAACGTGCAGGAAAACGATGCGATCGATCGCGGCATCACCAGTTCGCTTTACGGCGGCGACATGGAGCTGCGCATCAAACAGGAAATCGTCCTGGGCATCGGCGGGGTGCGCGCGTTGTCAGCCATGGGGATCGAGCCGGATGTCTGTCACATGAACGAAGGGCATTCCGCGTTTCTCTCGCTGGAGCGGATTCGTCGTCTGATTGAAAAGCACAATATTTCGTTTGATGAGGCGCGGCAGGCGGCGCAGGCCAGCCATATTTTCACCACGCACACGCCGGTACCCGCGGGCATCGACCGTTTCCCGCCGGAGATGATGATCCGTTATTTCCGTAACTACCATCCGTCGCTGCGGCTGGACATGGACGGCTTGCTCGCGCTGGGCCGGGAGAATGTCTTCTCAAATACCGATTTCTTTTCGATGGCCGTGCTCGCTATCCGTACCGCCGACTGGATGAACGGCGTGAGCAAGCTGCACGGTGCGGTCAGCCGCGCCATGTGGAAATCCATCTGGCCGGGTGTGCCTGAAGATGAAATCCCGATCACTCACGTGACCAACGGCGTACACGCGCGAAGCTGGCTCAGCGGCGACTTCGTCGGCATGCTCGACCGCTACCTCGGCTCACGCTGGCAGAACAACCCCACCGATCAGACTATCTGGAAAGCCATCAACGACGTGCCCGATGAGGAGCTTTGGCGCGTCCACGAACGCCGCCGTCATCGCCTGATCGTCTGGGCACGCAGCAAGCTCAAGACGCAGCTTGAAGCGCGTGGCGTGGACCCGGAAAACATCCGTCAATCGCTCGAAGCACTCAGCCCCACAGCATTGACGATCGGCTTCGCACGGCGTTTCGCCACCTACAAACGAGGCAACCTGATCCTGCGCGATATCAAACGCCTCCAGTTGATCCTCAGCAATACGAAGACGCCCGTGCAGTTCATCATCGCGGGTAAGGCCCATCCCGCCGACGGCGGAGGCAAGGATCTGATCCGGCAGATCGTTCACTTCGCTCGCGGTGCGGAAGGCGGCCACAAAATCGTCTTCCTCGAAAACTATGACATCCACGTGGCACGACGACTCGTACAGGGCTGCGACGTGTGGCTCAACACACCTCGTCGCGGTATGGAAGCCTCCGGCACCAGCGGCATGAAGGCCGCGATCAACGGCGTGCTCAACTGCTCGATCCTCGACGGCTGGTGGGATGAAGCAGCCGCGCCGGAGATCGGCTGGTCGATCGGTCGGGGCGAAAGCTATGCAAACCTCGACGTGCAGGACCAGATCGAAAGCCAGTCGCTCTACGAATTGCTCGAAAAACAGATCATTCCGCTGTTCTATCAGCGCGATGAAACGGGCGTGCCGCGAGGCTGGGTCGCGCGCATGAAGGCTTGCATCAGCGAGTTGGCTCCGGTCTTCAATACTAACCGCATGGTGCAGGAATATGCCGAAAAGTTTTACCTGCCCGCGCTGCACCGTTCCCGCGTGCTGATGGCCGACAACCTGAAAAAATCCGTTGAGATGGCGCACCAGAAAGATCGACTGCGTCAGGGATGGAGCAGGATGAAGGTTGAAGATGTTCAGGCGAACACCCAGCAACCGCTTGGGGTCAACCAGAAGCTCGAGGTCTCCGTCACCGCGAATCTTGACGGGCTGACACCCGCTGAGGTGAAACTCCAAGTGTACGTCGGCGTCGTGGATAACGACGGCCGGATCACGCAGGGCACCGCGACGCCGCTGAAGCACGAATCCGACTTGGGCGGCGGTCGCCATCGTTACGTCGGCGCTGTGACAGCCGGCACGAGCGGACACTATGGCTTCGCAGTGCGCATCACGCCCGCCGGTGAGCTTTTCGACGGCGTGATGGAGCCGGGCTTGATGATGTGGGACCGCGATCCTCAACCGCTGGCGGCACACATTGAAACAAACAAACTTCCCGTCGCCGCTGCGTCGCACTGA
- the thiL gene encoding thiamine-phosphate kinase, with the protein MREFELLRHVYGKNRDLASHVTIPPGDDMGAVCIGGAEVLVTVDQVADGIHFKLESTPLAKIARKAIARNLSDVAAMAAQPVGAVVAASLPRNLGEARAKELFDHLRRAAERWNCPLFGGDISMWDHPLLMSVTVLAEPAGVEPVRRSGAKPGDAIFVTGELGGSLENIDSYVHHLDFEPRLELARQLARNPATRPNCMIDLSDGLARDLGHLCRAAGLSAEIHANELPLSAGAYAAAHRDSRPLWRHAVGDGEDYELCFTVSADVADRMPTQIDGVTITRIGSMTQPAADPVVTVRLPMGGTEQLEGGWEHRGA; encoded by the coding sequence ATGCGCGAGTTTGAACTCCTCAGGCATGTTTACGGAAAAAACCGCGATCTTGCATCGCACGTGACGATTCCGCCGGGCGATGACATGGGAGCTGTCTGCATTGGCGGGGCGGAAGTGCTCGTCACCGTCGATCAGGTTGCGGACGGCATTCATTTCAAACTCGAATCGACTCCGCTGGCAAAGATCGCACGCAAGGCGATTGCGCGGAACCTTTCCGATGTCGCAGCGATGGCCGCCCAGCCTGTCGGAGCCGTGGTGGCCGCGTCCCTGCCGCGCAATCTTGGCGAGGCACGGGCGAAGGAACTGTTCGATCATCTGCGCCGCGCGGCGGAGCGGTGGAATTGTCCGCTGTTCGGCGGGGACATCTCGATGTGGGATCACCCGCTCCTGATGAGCGTGACCGTGCTGGCCGAGCCGGCCGGCGTCGAACCTGTCCGGCGCAGCGGCGCAAAACCCGGCGACGCGATTTTCGTCACCGGCGAACTGGGCGGCAGTCTGGAAAACATCGACAGCTACGTCCATCACCTCGACTTTGAGCCTCGCTTAGAGCTGGCGCGGCAACTGGCGCGGAATCCCGCAACCCGGCCTAACTGCATGATCGATCTGAGCGATGGATTGGCGCGCGATCTGGGACACCTTTGCCGCGCAGCCGGACTCTCCGCCGAGATTCACGCCAACGAGCTTCCCCTCAGTGCCGGTGCTTATGCAGCGGCTCACCGCGATTCCCGTCCGCTCTGGCGTCATGCCGTCGGTGACGGCGAGGACTACGAACTCTGTTTCACGGTTTCCGCTGATGTCGCGGATCGAATGCCAACACAGATCGACGGCGTGACCATCACCCGCATCGGCTCCATGACGCAACCCGCAGCCGATCCAGTGGTGACGGTGCGGCTACCCATGGGCGGCACGGAACAACTTGAGGGCGGCTGGGAACATCGCGGGGCATAA
- the tsaE gene encoding tRNA (adenosine(37)-N6)-threonylcarbamoyltransferase complex ATPase subunit type 1 TsaE has protein sequence MKISGVHIWRGRSTSLERTLEIGHLIGRLARPGDVISLHGELGAGKTQMVRGIAQGMGVRDSVASPTYVLVHEYPTADRNLTLVHIDAYRMHDENDLESIGWGTQGRQELRQDAVVAIEWAEKLEQTLGDDVLDVSLTHAGETARDITIAPRGKWVARMAALRQELDR, from the coding sequence ATGAAAATCAGCGGCGTTCACATCTGGCGCGGTCGCAGCACGTCGCTCGAACGCACGCTGGAGATCGGACACCTGATCGGCAGGCTCGCACGACCTGGTGACGTGATTTCACTCCACGGCGAGCTGGGCGCGGGTAAAACCCAGATGGTCCGCGGCATCGCTCAGGGCATGGGTGTGCGAGACAGCGTCGCCAGTCCGACTTACGTGCTGGTTCATGAATATCCCACAGCCGATCGAAACCTCACACTCGTTCACATCGACGCCTATCGAATGCACGATGAGAATGATCTGGAGTCAATCGGCTGGGGCACGCAGGGGCGACAGGAGCTGCGCCAAGATGCGGTGGTGGCGATCGAATGGGCGGAGAAACTGGAGCAGACGCTCGGCGACGACGTGCTGGACGTGTCGCTGACTCATGCGGGAGAGACGGCACGCGACATCACCATCGCCCCGCGCGGTAAATGGGTGGCGCGGATGGCTGCGCTGCGGCAGGAACTGGATCGTTGA
- the yacG gene encoding DNA gyrase inhibitor YacG, with the protein MNNSDKQPPEPLPSRRCATCGKQVTGDVKTYPFCSDRCKTIDLAKWAREEYRITRPIEEKDMEDED; encoded by the coding sequence ATGAATAACTCTGATAAACAACCGCCCGAACCGCTTCCCTCGCGCCGCTGCGCCACCTGCGGCAAACAGGTGACCGGCGACGTGAAGACCTATCCCTTCTGTTCCGATCGCTGCAAGACCATTGATCTGGCCAAGTGGGCACGCGAGGAATACCGCATCACCCGGCCGATCGAGGAAAAAGATATGGAAGACGAAGATTGA